Proteins encoded within one genomic window of bacterium:
- a CDS encoding DUF1800 domain-containing protein: protein MPGVLDPFAPSSADPWDARKAAHLLRRAGFGPLPDEVDRAVAAGCDRTVDALFAFPAEPAAPAVFDDVRAAERQLESTLEALRATRQRIDLKTHPELRGLYQETGRQHGRAIVALAAWWLDRMATSPAPLQEKLVLFWHGHFTSAFADVHDAIAMFNQNQLFRRHAAGNFARLLDGVARDPAMLRYLNNDANRKGHPNENWARELMELFTMGIGHYTEDDVKESARAWTGWTLRDYRTGDDRRVFDFKPAIHDDGPKMFLGQAGRWDGADIMRIILAQEATPRWIARKLAAFFVSPTPDPALVDAMARQLRASAYDLSPALKMLFRSQAFYRPDAMLAQVKGPVEFAVGAVRHLGINAPDWVRVFQATGAMGQRLFFPPTVAGWHGGASWINAGTIFARTDLAAGLISGRLGPVDDTAFPTLEAAVARLLARPLAPHRHGTLALATGGRASREAVHLVMSLPEYLVA from the coding sequence CCTGCCGGACGAGGTGGACCGCGCCGTGGCCGCCGGTTGCGACCGCACGGTCGACGCCCTGTTCGCGTTTCCCGCGGAGCCGGCAGCGCCGGCCGTTTTCGACGACGTCCGCGCCGCGGAGCGGCAGTTGGAATCGACGCTCGAGGCCCTGCGCGCGACCAGGCAGCGAATCGACCTCAAGACGCATCCGGAGCTCCGCGGATTGTACCAGGAGACGGGCCGCCAGCACGGCCGCGCGATCGTCGCGCTCGCGGCCTGGTGGCTCGACCGTATGGCGACGTCCCCCGCGCCGCTGCAGGAGAAGCTGGTCCTCTTCTGGCACGGCCACTTTACCAGCGCGTTCGCGGACGTGCACGATGCGATCGCGATGTTCAACCAGAACCAGCTGTTCCGCCGCCACGCGGCCGGCAACTTCGCCCGGCTCCTCGACGGGGTGGCACGCGACCCCGCGATGCTGCGCTATCTCAACAACGACGCCAACCGGAAGGGCCACCCGAACGAGAACTGGGCCCGCGAGCTCATGGAGCTCTTCACGATGGGCATCGGGCACTACACCGAAGACGACGTGAAGGAATCCGCGCGCGCCTGGACCGGCTGGACGCTCCGCGACTACCGCACGGGGGACGACCGCCGCGTCTTTGACTTCAAGCCGGCGATCCACGACGATGGCCCGAAGATGTTTCTCGGGCAGGCCGGCCGCTGGGACGGCGCCGACATCATGCGGATCATCCTGGCGCAGGAGGCGACGCCGCGGTGGATCGCCCGCAAGCTCGCGGCGTTCTTCGTGTCCCCCACCCCCGATCCCGCGCTCGTCGACGCGATGGCGCGGCAGCTGCGCGCGTCGGCCTACGACCTCTCGCCGGCGCTGAAGATGCTGTTCCGCTCGCAGGCGTTCTACCGGCCGGACGCGATGCTGGCCCAGGTCAAAGGGCCGGTCGAGTTCGCGGTCGGCGCGGTGCGGCATCTCGGCATCAACGCGCCGGACTGGGTGCGGGTGTTTCAGGCCACCGGCGCGATGGGCCAGCGGCTGTTCTTCCCGCCCACCGTGGCGGGCTGGCACGGCGGCGCGTCATGGATCAACGCCGGTACGATCTTCGCGCGGACCGATCTCGCCGCGGGGCTCATTTCCGGCCGTCTCGGGCCCGTCGACGACACGGCGTTCCCGACGCTCGAGGCCGCCGTCGCCCGGCTCCTGGCGCGCCCGCTCGCGCCGCACCGGCACGGCACGCTCGCCCTCGCGACCGGCGGGCGGGCCTCGCGAG